The genomic window TTTGTCTATCTCTTGGGAAACATCACTGAAACAAATTGAGTGATACGGGTAGGTACAccaaataagaaaaggaagaaatgagggtAAAATGGCCCAGAGTAGAGTCATTTACaggggcaaaaagaaagagacttGTCCCACTGAgtcttttgagttatttttttttctttctggatcctgaatgaaatattgaaaatgatCTTGTTCCATCAGAGAAGCAGTTAGACCAGAATAATAGAGCTCTCAGGAGTCAAGTGCAAACATTGTACAACATGAGGGGGAGTTTCAGAATGTTCAGCTACAGGATGAAGGCCGTCGAGATTGGTTAGCTGTGAAAGGTGCCTGGAGAGCACCTAGTACTCCCAGTGAGCCACAGGCTTGTTTCCAGTTTGAGCCATTGGTGCGGTCCTGTGACTCCAAGGCAAGTACAGTCAGAATCTGGCTTATTCATCTGTTAaatttttctagattattttcACCATCAGATCTTACAAGAGAATTGAACCTTCTCTTGGCCTTAACAAATTAACAAAGGGGCAGAACATGGTTCTGAGAGAGCCACCAAGATGATTTTGAAGTTGGAAAGTAGACTCTTGTCAAGAAAACCTCATGGGATGTTAGGAGACTTAGATGGGTTAATATTTGTAGAACACTAAGAACAGGGCTTGGCATCTAGTAAGTGCTTTATAACTGTTATAAACAGTTATATTTTTTTGGCTGGGATTGTTATAAAAccgtgatattttttaaaaggagggggAGCTAAATTGGATGACTCAGCCAGGAGAAGAGAGTGAGGGCAAGATTAAAGCTTTAATCTGCAGTTAACAATCTTCCctaagggattaaaaaaaaaaaaaaaaaaaaaaaaagcttgagcTACAGCcaaggaagaaatataaatgagacCAGGGCAGACATAAAGCCACTGCCACCAGTGTGGCCAATCCAGTTGTTTACAGCCACTCTCTGTTCTGATTGATTAGTGCCCATGCCATACCAgtggttaaatatttttattatcactcCTCCAGTAAGAAAGAACTTCCTGGCAATGAAGGTGTTAGCAATGGCCAGGATGATCAGGGGATGCTTGTAAAGTCTCCATTTTGAGACATTCATCATGAAATGGTGTTGTCTTTCTAGAGGCAGAACAGTCCCCTGACCTGTAAATAGCTCCTCCAGTGTCCAAACACCTCTCTGATTACTGATGAGTTTCTCCCATTCTCCGCAGTGTATCTCAACCCTGCTGATGCTGGTCACCAGCGATATGTACACACTCATCAACTACGTGGGCTTCATCAACTACCTCTTCTACGGAGTCACAATTGCTGGACAGATAGTTCTTCGCTGGAAGAAGCCTGACATCCCCCGCCCTATCAAGGTTCCAGAACCTGTCCTTGggaccccctccctctcctctactGGTTCTAGCTTcagttcagatttttaaatcacCTTGTTCTCAGCTGCTGACCAGAGATCATAATCTCTATGATGGTAGCAGACCCTCTGGGAAGCAAGGGCTATGTATGAATAGGGCAGCCATTCCCATTTTCCACTGGAGATAGGACCAGAACAAATTACAGCTGGAAGAATGTTATATTAAATGATACTTTCATCAggccatttctttgtttcctatgACTCTTATAAACTCCAGCTGATTTTGCCAGACTCCCTTATCTCCAACATTTTCCTGAACCCACCAGTCTGGCCAGTCTCCCCCTCATCCCTCCAGATAGCTGAGTTTACTTGAACTATGTCACCATCGCAGAATGGGTTTACTTCTCCCATCAGCCTATCCAAATCCTAACCATTTTCCACATAGGCCTCAAGTTCCTCCTCTTCCCTAAAGCCTCCCAGTCCACTCCAGCCCTCTATGACCCTCCCTATTTAAACTGCTATGGCCCTATATGTGGTAGGGTCCTTGGTAAACCTATTGAAGGCTACAAGAGGTAACTGTGTGGTTGGAATGTATGAGATTGCTCAGAACAACATACATGAGAGTACTATGTGTTCTCCTGCAAATTAGAAGAATAGAGTATAGCCCTGAGCTATTTAAACAATCCTATTTTAGAAACAGAGGGGACTAGATCCTTCCAAAAGATTCTTCCAGCTGAGGAATTCCAGCTCTCCAAATCTGTTTTCCATCACCACTTTCCTACCACTTTTAGAAAGCCTGCTAGAAGTATGACAACGTAGAATACCCCATCTCTCCCCCAACCCTTGCATACCCTCTGAGAAGATATgacaaggaagagaaaggcagCTGAATCTAGAGTCTTAAAGAAGACTCTACTGGGTACTCCCACCTGTGGCCAACCAGATGGGATGAAGTCCATAGAGCTGATGCTTCTTTTTGAAAACACTGAGCCCCCAGACTGCCTTATACTATGGTAGGTTTCCTGATTTCTCGGGCCTTGGCAGATTTATCTTCTCAAATTCCTTGAGAGAAACACACTGAGATGATCTTGGGATCAGATCTCCCACATTGAGAGGGATGGACATTTGCCCACATCATGCCCAGATGAGGGCCCTGCCTAGAACTGGGCAAGGGGCAAGGAGCCTGATAGATCCAGGCCGCTTTCTGCTTTCCCCTCcctcatttctccatttttcctctACCCTACAACCTCAGCAAATATATACCAACATACCAGCAAGCTTATCAGTCCCCATGGGACTTCTCTGGCTGCCACAAACACGTGGCATAGATGACGAGGCCTTGTTTGATCCTGCCCAGAAGAGAGGATCCAGTGAGGTCCATTCCCTCCCTagttcccctttcctcttcctgtccCACTACCCAAGTTCATCAACATTTGTTGACATAGCACGTGATCTGTCAGGTATAGGGGTGTGGAAGCCACAGAGCTAAGTGGAGCCTACCCTTTGCCCTCAAAGATGCCTCCCTGTAGGTTGAGAAGAAGGAGGACACCCTGATCCTAGGACCCGTGGCGTCTACCCAGCTAACGGCACCTCTGCTCCACAGATCAACCTGCTGTTTCCCATCATCTACTTGCTGTTCTGGGCCTTCTTGCTGATCTTTAGCCTGTTATCAGAGCCCGTGGTGTGTGGCACTGGCCTGGCCATCATGCTGACTGGAGTGCCTGTCTATTTCCTGGGTGTTTACTGGCAACACAAGCCCAAGTGTTTCAATAACTTCATTGGTGAGTTGTTGAGGGTGCTGGATGGCTAGAGGGCCTTCTGGTCTGGCCTGGGTCTCCTGGTCAGGAGGCCTAGGCTGGTCCACAGAGCTCCATAGAAGAAGACGGGATGAGAAAGGGTGGGTGCCATCCCAGAGACCTCTGAGGAGGGGAGAACAGCTGAGGTTTGTACACACAGACCTTAGACCTGTAAGAATAGGCAACTTGACAGCCATCCTATAGGAGCTGCCCAGGGTGAAGGCCAGGGTAGATCCTGGAAGTAGTGGTCAGCTGACATAGTAGGGAAGGTAAAGGACGTCTCCTGAAGGTGGTGACGGCTCTGCTGAGTCTACATCTGGGGCAGGAGATCTGGGCAGGGCCATAGCCTGGTTGGCCGGGTTGGTGGGATGCTCAGCACTGATCTGTTCTGTGTAATCTCCCATAGAGCTGCTAACCCTGGTGAGCCAGAAGATGTGTGTGGTTGTGTACCCTGAGGTGGAGGGGGGCTCGGGGACAGAGGAGCtaaatgaggacacagaggaacAGCGGCAGCCCATCTACCAACCCACTGCCTGCAAGGACAAGGACTCGGAGCAGCCCCAGCCCTGAGGACCACCATCCCTTCTCAACTggttccttcctcctccaccccctttttgccttccttcctggcctaggttccccccccccccccgcaacacacacacacacacatacacacccaggGGTGTGGTCCTGGGTATGGGTGTAAAAGACTATAAACAAAGACACTGACACCTGTACCCAAAGAACCAGCTTCTTGTCACCTGGGCCTGTGTCCAAAACCCTGGTGAGGGTTTGCTCCAAGCAGTGGGAGGAGAGtggagctggtgggggggggggtacccTACAGGGCCTCCCTGCACCACCCTGAGGGCTCAAACCCTCACTTGCCTCCTCAGGAGCCCAGTTCAGTACTGCCTTCCCTCCCCATTCCTGAGCCCAGGGGAGGCCTCCCCTCAGAGAGGTGGAAGCAACAGTGAGTctgttggggagggacagactcAAGCAAATCTGTCATCTTTAAAGGTCAGCTAGAGAGACCCGTATCCCTCTCCCTTCACTAGGGGCCCAAGAAATCAGAGAGAtgcttccctctgccctctcctctcctgctccccatgTACCTCCCCCTACCCCGGCTTGGGTTCCCTGGCTAGAGCAAGGTTCCTGTGGGGACACCACCTCCCTATTGAGCTAAGGACCAATGAGCAGGAAAACTGCCCCTTCCTCCTAACCCCAAGCCAGGCCTATGGAACAGATTGGGAAAGGCTCAACATGCAGaaacccagccctgcccctgtcTCCTGCATCCTGACCCCCACTCGGTGCCAAAGCTTCCTGAAGCCAGAAAGTCTTGTTTTCAATGTAGTGGTCAGTTTTCTGATGGCAAAGCTGctcagctcctcctccctccccactcccttgaGAAGGAGCTGTCACTCCATTATCCCTGCAGCCATGCCCCCCCCCCTCAGCCCCTGCTGTGCCCTCATTGtgtcctttttctcctctctggcttGGCTCCAGGACCAACCAATGTAAGGCTCCCCAAGCCTTTCAGGCCTGAAACCCAAGCCAAATCAGCCTTAAGTCACCTCCCATCCAAGAACTGGACCTAAAAATACTCCCTAATTTCTAACCCTCAGGACAGACCTGGTATGAAAAGCCTTCCTGGAATTGAGGGTGgtttcccacccaccccccagaaGTCTCCATCCCATAAGCTGGGAGACTGTTTGGGGAGAGAGTATCTTCTGAAGGCTAGTtcatccctcctcccccaactcagATACCCCCCTTTCTGGTCCCACCACTGCCTGTCTTTAGACCGCCTCCAAGACAGGATGAAAGGGCAGTGGCAGAAGGTACCCGTTTTAGAGACACAGTCTCTATGGTATGTGGACTTCTGGCCATCCTGTGGGCAGAGGCTGCTTTTCCCTGTACTCCAGAGGAAGCCATGTTTGCCCTGGGTCTTGCAGCCTCCCCAGCACACTTGCTGGGCTAAGGAGTAGGATCCTTTCATCACAAAGCAGGAGCCCCCCTTTCCTACCTCCCTGTACCATCTGCTTAGACTAGAAAACGTGGGAGTCCTCCTGGCTTGCTTGGCTCCACCACCTCCCCACCTGGCCTGCTTGACCCCCCATTGGTGAGCTGCCAGGTTCCGTTTGAGTTCTGGTCCCTTCCAAGCGGAGGGTGGGCTAAGGCTGGCCCCTGGAGGGCTCAGGGGACCGTCCTCCTGTTCTCTGTTCTCATTCCTCCAACCTCCATCCCTTCTTCAATTGTTGgggttgatttgtttgtttgtttcataaagTGAATGCCTTActtttttggataaatatttttgaagctggtatttctatttcttttggattttttaatgtaaggttgttgggggggaggggcttagTTATACCTGGATGATAATCTTCTGTCTTTGAGTTGGTTGAGGGTTAGAGTTCGTTTTATggagggttgttttttgttttttgtttttcttttgatgtaataaaattttaaatggaaatgaagTTGTTGGTGGTAATAATTCAATGATCTCCTGAGACAGAGTCCCCAGGCGTTTGCTATCTTGTGAGGAGGTTTTAGTTGCCGGATTGCCCCAGGATGGCTCTTGCTCTGTCCCAGGGCCCCAGTGCCAGTACAAACAAGCACCTCTTTGggttagttgttgttgttgttgttgttgtttaaactGTCTCTCATTTTGAACCAAaaactttctcatttcttcagtAAAGTCAGAAAATGTTAAAGACCTGCTCTGTGCCCTATACTGAGAGCCCGCAAACTGGCTGGGAAGAacctcctccctgcccaggtCGGGTGTGGGACAGACAGCACTGAGCTGAGTGGAGGGAGGCAAAGGCAGGGTGGTTCCCCGAGGCCCGGTCAGCAAAGGCTTCTGGCACCAGGACAGCTGGCAccagatgggaaaggaagggacagacTAAGCCTGTGGAGAGATGCTAGGGAGACTTAGGAAAGCACCCAGCCAGATCCAAGGGGTTTGACAGGCGGGACTAGGAGGTGAGGCAGGGACCCGCTCAGCTGCACAGAGCAGACAGGACCCTGTCCAGTGGGAAGACTAGCAAGGCTGTTGAGTGAGGACAAAGGAGGGAGCAGGTACAGTAGGAACAAGTCCTCCTGGTGCTTTGGGTTAACTGCTGGAGGAAGTTGATGGGATTAGACCCAGTCCTTGCTTGGAGTGCCTCCTTTGTGGGCAGCCTCACAGCTGCCTGTCCTGGGGCAGCGTTACTCCAGAGCCAGTGCTTCGGGCAGACATGGGCAGGGTGATTAAGACATCACCCCTACCATCAGggacatgtgaggacacaggcagGCAAAGTGCCTCCACTCCCAGTCCTAGCCTGGCCTCAACACTCCTCATTTGTGGCTGGCATTTCTTCTAGACTGAGACTAGAGGTGTGCCAGTCACAGGGGCACAGATGCTTGGCTCTGAGTCCCAGGTCAGCATCCACTAaacagctgtgtgtccttgggcaagtcacttaacctctatagcacttttatagaaaagaataaaaaatattaaacctaATCTCAAAGGGTCCTTCAGTCTCCCAGCCCAAGGTTGTCcccagagagaaagggcaaaacTGGGCAGAGGCCAGTCTTGTGCAAGAGGCTGCTCTCCACGACTCAAAAGTCCACTGGTGTGTACCCCCCTGCCCCGATTACACACACTTTTCCTTTCCATGGACTGCCAGCGTATCCTCCATGTTGTCTCCAGCAAGTCTGGCCCTTCCCAATCCCCTCTCACCCTGTGGAGACACTTGTTCCTATCCACTACCACCGTCCCCCTAAGGTGACATTTGCTGACATTTTTAACCTGGTCAAATGGGCAAATGTGGGTCTCCTCCTGggcaatatgcatttatttttaacctgGGCCTTTACCTTGTCAGTCACTTTAATTGTAGGAATTCAGATGCTCTGACCTTAGGGACTTTGCGGGTCACTGAAGTCATAGCTGCTTGAGCATTCATTTGTTAGTTGCACAAGATATCTTAGAACCATTGTGTCCAAGGTATTTTGCCATATGCTATGAGAATAGCAAATTACTCCTAAATTTTCCAaatcagcacagagttcaaatACTTTGTCCCATTGACTccccaaaaatattcatacttGACAATCCACCTTTCCTAATTGTAATTCAGGCAATATGGTCACCACAGTTGAAGAAGTCCAAAACATGGATCTGACCCTACCCTCACGGAGCAAATAGTCTATGAGGGAAAGAAGGCAAGAAGGCACATGGCACATACATGTGCACTTCCGGGCATTGCTGACTGCCCACACCAGGTGGTGTTCGAGCTGAGTCCACCAGATCCCCAGAGCCTGCACGGTGCCTGGTGCCTATGCGCCAAAAATACCTGTCAAGTTGAGGCATCGGATGAGGCTACAGATAGTTTGTCTACTTAAGAGACACAGATAAACCACAAGAGGTGGTCAGAGGAAGAGTGGAAGAAGACTGAACATTTACTGATGATAATTGCTCTCTATATACATTATCTTATTCAAAGTTTAATTAAACAATCTAACCAAATAGACTTTACTACTGCCATAAAACCTTGCCTGAGGTCACCCAGCTGGGAAGTGACAGAGGTATGACGTAAGCCCagttctctctgacccttcactGCCATGTTTGCCTGCCTCCCTGTTGGAAGGACCTGGTGCAGGAGGTGCCTTTTGAACTGAGGCCTATTACAAAGTTACTAAGATAATATATCATGCATTGTTTCAGTTAATGCAAACAGGTAGCAACGGAAGCAGTAGAGGAGAAAATGATCCTTGCTGGCCAGGGAGGCTTCTTTCCACTCCTGAGTAACTCCACGGAACCCAAGAATCCCCCAGGCCTTATCTGACACtgacttcccctcccctgttcctgtcCAGTACCCACTCCTCCCCTGCAGAGACATCCAGAatgccacccaccccacccccgtcaAACCCCTCGGTTACTGGGAAACACTGATGTCAGTAATCCAGCAGCCTCAGCCACGAGCCTGGGAGGTGAGGGACGGAGATCACTTATCTCCCAGTGGCCCCAGCCTTTCTCATTTCCTGCCAGCTCTATTTGCACACTTCCCTGCTTCCTCCagcgctgccccccaccccccttcactGCCTACTGACACGGTCTCTCCCTCCCCGAGGAGGGCTGACTGAGGGCAAACATGGCTCTCTGAGTCACACAGCTCCCCCTTTCCATACCCCTTCTTGCCTGGGGATTTTAAGAACAAGCCTACTGCCCTTTTCCCCAGGACCAATGCTGCATTCTTGTATGACCTTGGGAGGTTCAGCCTTTCAGCCttgctttcctcttttataaaaataccCTCTGTCTTGCTTACCTTCATCCTAAACCCACAGGGAAATGGTCAGCATGGAAAAGTAAATGCTTCAATGATCAAAAAACAGAACTCCAGAAAAAGCCAGGCCTTAACCATCATCACTATTCCAAAGTCGGAGAGGGCTAGAGTTTCTCCTCATTGAGACAAGGCCCTGGCCCCAGTCCTCTCAGCCTGCCCACTCTCCTGGTAACCACACTGCAAGCCCCCACCCACCATGGTTCTTCCTCCTTCTGGGGCCCAGGTGTGGCTTGCCCTTGCCAGGGTTGCGGAAGGCTGCCCTCTGCCGTCCGCCTGATGCATGACCACAGCAGCCCTTCAAGTCCTGAATTCTGGACCAACATTGCCACCTGGTGGCCAACAGAGACACTCCTGCCAAACTGAAGCCCTTCAGCTCTGGTACGTATAAGACGCAAGGACCTTTGAAAAGGAGTTAAGATAGAAATCTCCCCATCTGGTCCCTGACGTCTGTCTCTGGGATGCACACAGATCTCCCCATGCCAGGACAGGGCTCTCAGAGAAAGTACCTCAAGCTGTGCCCTTGAGGattggggaggaaggaaggaaatgctaACTAGCCTGCCGGGTAGGCAGCCATGTCTTTATTtgcataatttattttagagttcAATGCCACATATACCGCCTCTGCATTTGCCCCCACTGTGACCTGTCCCTTCATGTTCCCTACTTATCAAACCTTCTGGCCTCCACAGGGTACTCACAGCATCTGCTGGTGATAAAAGAGTTGGTGACACATTTCtgtgtcctttcttttctggACCTATAGTCCCTTTTGTAGGTGAAATTCAACAGGTAAAAAGGAGCAACTGCAATACCTCTaacaggagagaggggggagttcccagaagaaaaaggaaagggaagggagagggggcccAGCATGAGACCAAAGGTTCAGAGCTTGGGCTTCTCCTGGAAACCCTGCAACAGAGTCCCAGGAAGAGACAATGACAAAAGAGAAGTCTTCTCAAGCCTTGCAAGAGGAAGTGGACCCAAGAGACACGCATCGAGGTCAGAGAACGGCTATGCAGAAGGAAAGACAGCAAACCAAGCTGCAGTGAGTGCCTGAGCCCTGTGGCACAAGGCACAGGAAACAGGGCAGAGCCCCAGGACCAGCGCAGGGGGCGGGGACACAGTGCCAGACTGAGGCTCTGGCAGTGCAGGGCAGCTGGAAGAGAGAGCACTGGAGCCACCAGAGGAGTGTGGCTGTCGGCTCCTAGGCACAGCCTGCCTGAGGCTGGGGCACGGGGCCCAAGTCCTGAGCAGGTGCCTCAGCCAAGCCTTGGCAGTCAGGGGCAATGCCAGGCTGCTAGGGCTACTGAGGGCTGGAAACATAAGAGCATTCGGGCTATTGCACAGACCCTGTACAAGAACCTAGCAAATGCTCTGCACCACAGTGCAGGGCCCGGGTGTGGCTTGGTCCCAGGACCTGTCACTACTTCCTAAACCCCTCAACACACCCTGGCCTGTACACAGGAGAATGCCCTGGGAGGTGGGGCTACAAAAGGAACTGACTGCCCCTGGGAGTAGGTGGAGTCGAGCACTGGGGGTCTGGGGGGAAAGGGGGGGtggcagcagagagggaggcgtGTCCAGGGAGGAGTTCAGATCAGGCTGGGGGTCGGCACTGGCAGAAGGTTTTCCCTGTGCATTCTGACTTGGCACCTCATCTGCACAGAACTTTTTAGAAGTCGGAGGGAAGAGGATACTCAGAGTGAGGTGTTGCCCTCAGGGAGGACTCTGGAATCCCCTAGACTCaacagggaggggggaggccagAAGCATTAGCTCCCGGGCATCTGAGAACCCTGGCTTGGACCCTGACCAAAGAGTGCTCCCAACTGCTAAATAGGCCAGGGCCCCCCTTTCTCTAAGCCCTGCATCCCTTCCCCCGGGGtgcgccctgcccctccctgagtcaccccaaggagaggaggaaaaaagggaagagaaaagaggcattgactagagaggaaggaaaagaaaacagcagaggagggaggagagagaggccacaCAGGAGTGGGTGACAGAAGAGTCCGGAGAGGGCAGATCTAGGGCAGATCTAGGGCAGGGGGAGATAGGGAGAGGGCAAGCCGAGCATCCCAGAGGGTGCCCCAAGAGCAGGGCTGCAGGGGCGGGGAGCCGAGGGGGCGGGCCGGCCATGTCTCACGGGACCTACTACGAGTGTGAGCCCCGGGCTGGCCAGCAGCCACTCGAGTTCTCAGGGGGCCGAGCGGGGCCTGGGGAGCTTGGGGACATGTGCGAGCATGAGGCCTCCATCGACCTCTCCGCCTACATCGAGTCTGGGGAGGAGCAGCTCCTCTCTGACCTCTTCACTGTGAAGCCGGCACCTGAGGCCCGAGGACTTAAAGGACCCGGagcccctgccttcccccactaCCTGCCGCCCGACCCTCGGCCCTTCGCCTATCCGCCACACACCTTCGGCCCTGACAGAAAGGCTCTGGGGCCTGGCATCTACAGCAGCCCGGGGAGCTACGACCCCAGGGCCGTGGCCGTGAAGGAAGAGCCCAGGGGGCCAGAGGGCAGCCGAGGGGCCGGCCGTGGCGGCTACAATCCTCTGCAGTACCAAGTAGCACACTGTGGGCAGACGGCCATgcacctgcccccagccctggcagcGCCCAGCCAGCCCCTGCGCGTCCTCAAGGTAAGAGCAGGTCTCCCGTCCCTGCCAcccaggggctggagagaggccCATGTGGTGCCGGACTCTGAGCTCCCCGCTTACGCTAATGAGTCTGTTTGGTATTGCTCTGTGGAACTGACTCAGCCCAAAGCCCTCTGTGCTCACCGCCTGGCCAGGACCCCTCTTTGCTTCTCTGTGAACCCACGCTTATCCTGGACCCCACCATGTGGTTGGAACCCAGTATGTCCTGCAGCCGCTGTGGCCAGCTGACCTGCCCTGACCTCAAGTCCCACCAGCTTCTCTGCTGCCCATCAGctctttcctcttatttctctGCCGCCTGcttctagaagagaaaacagccaCTGATCGTAGGACTAGAGACTCGAGATAGACTGAAGGAAAGTGTCCTCAGACCGTGTGGGAACATGAAAGGAAGTTTTGGTCAGAGCAGGGGACCTTCTGCATGTGGCAGGGCAGCGGCACTTCTTACTGAGAGCCAAAAGCTGGCTCTGGATCCCATATTTCTTTGACGCCTAAGGGTGCCCATGTTGCTGGGATTCCTGTCCTGCCTCCGCTCTGCTTCCTGGCCAGAGCCTCACCTCTCgtccctctgtgtcccctccAGGCCCCTGTGGCCGCCGCCGCACCCCCCTGCAGCCCCCTTCTCAAGGCACCATCCCCAGCTGGCCCCTCGCACAAAGGCAAGAAGGCTGTGAACAAGGACAGCCTGGAGTACCGGCTCCGGCGGGAGCGGAACAACATCGCTGTGCGCAAGAGCAGGGACAAGGCCAAGAGACGCATCCTGGAGACACAGCAGAAGGTGCTAGAGTACATGGCAGAGAATGAGCGCCTCCGCAGCCGCGTGGAGCAGCTGACCCAGGAACTGGACACCCTCCGAAACCTCTTCCGCCAGATCCCTGAGGCTGCCAACCTCATCAAGGGCGTGGGGGGCTGCAGCTGAGCCCAGCTGCAAGACTGTGGCGCCAGCCCCTGGCCCGGCCTGACCCTGCTAGGACCCTAGAGCCCTTCACAGGTCAAGCCTGAGATATAGACAAAACGCAGCGGGTGGCAAGGGAGGAGGGCAGACCCCAGCATGATGATTCTTTGGCTGAATAAAATTGCACTATGACTCAGGAATGGGGCTGCACACTGGCCTAGGTGTGTGCGGGGGATGGGGCGTTGCATGTGTGGCATGGGGGCCTCAAGGGCGGGCGGGAATGCATGTGGCTGCGTCTGCATACCTCTCAGTTCCGTGTGCAAATGAATATCCAAGAATACAGATACACGGCCCACAGCTCTCCTCCAACACACCACATGGCCAGGCGGTGTGTCTGTCACTCTGctcctctttccccctgcccccaccccaacccactCCATCCTTCTGGATAATGAAGGCACTCCACCCCTGCAACCCCACAGGCCAGGAGCAGCCTCTGGATATTTCCCTAACAGAGTTCTGTAGCTCGTGGGGGGATCCCAGAACCACCCGTCCCTTTGCCTAGGCTGCTGACCCCAGCACCTTGATATACAGGTCTGGGAGCTCCTGTCAGCTTTCAGATGGCTCCACCACATTTATGGTTCCCTAGCTCTTAATCCAGGACTTGACCTCTTGTCTCCAGTTCCACAGCTTGAGCCTACCAGGCTGACATCCCCCCACAGctcctacccacccacccccactttgGCCCTCATTCCCTGGGGCTCAGTTTCCCCAAAGCACTAGAATCTGAGTGCCTAGGGAGGACTCTGTTGGGGAAAGCCTGAGAGCTGTGTGTATAGGAGAAAGTTGGTAATGACGAGAACAATCACCTCTGTCAGTGAAACCCCttcgtttttgttgttgttgctttttattgttgatttatttttgaaagagaaagagagtgggtgcacgaacggaggaggggcagagagagagggggagccccagaatccgaaacaggctccaggctccgagctgtcagcacagagcccaacactgactcagactcacaaacagt from Suricata suricatta isolate VVHF042 chromosome 9, meerkat_22Aug2017_6uvM2_HiC, whole genome shotgun sequence includes these protein-coding regions:
- the CEBPE gene encoding CCAAT/enhancer-binding protein epsilon, yielding MSHGTYYECEPRAGQQPLEFSGGRAGPGELGDMCEHEASIDLSAYIESGEEQLLSDLFTVKPAPEARGLKGPGAPAFPHYLPPDPRPFAYPPHTFGPDRKALGPGIYSSPGSYDPRAVAVKEEPRGPEGSRGAGRGGYNPLQYQVAHCGQTAMHLPPALAAPSQPLRVLKAPVAAAAPPCSPLLKAPSPAGPSHKGKKAVNKDSLEYRLRRERNNIAVRKSRDKAKRRILETQQKVLEYMAENERLRSRVEQLTQELDTLRNLFRQIPEAANLIKGVGGCS